One region of Trichosurus vulpecula isolate mTriVul1 chromosome 1, mTriVul1.pri, whole genome shotgun sequence genomic DNA includes:
- the PRR22 gene encoding proline-rich protein 22: MQHPKAFYAAAHETYSPRPLDKPESPASRPVQAFPEPLPSVGSSSLYHPQNQEKEVFPSPPAGFQMAPCGCFFDPRIYRIEWATTDFGQSSLYKLATGGGGGAGGGGSGAGSPGSYLLDPQRYLKAPVQPTPYPHYQSVPGTPQYLVPYFPPEGPTPAPAPAPEPLGFVAGPLSEVPPSFLELPPHLQKDGLGPPAAKENKLPQLLITLPGEPLLQPGAYGHLKGRLSQLQGPEPLGFPAYADKSKEMKDGGGGGAMASLIFPSTPCCPGEQPPPAAMESVPAQAPQEAEESPLLEENKALEAPKPFVLPEKVLLEDAMKLFDCSPANTELEGSPGEGLGGLGLLRDGPGPPPPPGTCDDSSSDIRSLNLPDELLSFDYSVPEILDTVSNMDYFYNFKALDEEIKWDLAIVPPTSKACPGGGTPPTPRLDPPGKKKSGAASKKAKPGVKSKLATGPVEGGQKGLGPRPDP, encoded by the exons ATGCAGCACCCAAAAGCCTTCTATGCAGCAGCTCATGAGACCTACAGCCCCCGGCCCCTGGACAAGCCAGAGAGCCCAGCGAGCCGGCCTGTCCAGGCCTTCCCTGAGCCCCTTCCCTCTGTTG GATCATCCAGCCTATACCATCCCcaaaatcaggagaaagaagtgtTTCCGTCTCCGCCGGCAG GTTTCCAGATGGCACCATGCGGCTGTTTCTTTGACCCTCGCATCTACCGGATTGAGTGGGCCACCACAGATTTCGGCCAGTCGTCTTTGTACAAGCTGGCCACTGGTGGGGGCGGCGGGGCAGGCGGTGGGGGCAGTGGGGCTGGGTCCCCAGGCAGCTACCTCCTGGACCCTCAACGCTACCTCAAGGCACCAGTGCAGCCCACACCATACCCCCACTACCAGTCTGTGCCTGGAACACCCCAGTACTTGGTGCCATACTTTCCACCTGAGGGGCCcactccagccccagccccagcccctgagCCCTTGGGCTTTGTGGCAGGACCACTGAGTGAggtgcctccttctttcctggagCTACCCCCACACCTACAGAAAGATGGGCTGGGGCCCCCAGCTGCCAAGGAGAACAAGCTTCCTCAGCTGCTCATCACATTGCCCGGTGAACCGCTGCTTCAGCCCGGGGCCTATGGCCACCTCAAGGGCCGGCTGAGCCAGCTACAAGGCCCTGAACCACTGGGCTTTCCAGCCTATGCTGACAAGTCCAAGGAGAtgaaggatggtggtggtggaggggctATGGCCAGCCTTATCTTCCCATCAACTCCTTGCTGTCCTGGGGAGCAGCCTCCCCCAGCAGCCATGGAGTCGGTGCCAGCCCAGGCCCCCCAGGAGGCTGAGGAGTCCCCCCTGCTGGAGGAAAATAAGGCCCTGGAGGCACCAAAGCCCTTTGTGCTGCCTGAGAAGGTGTTACTGGAGGATGCCATGAAGCTGTTTGactgctcacctgccaacacggAGCTTGAGGGGTCCCCCGGGGAGGGTCTGGGGGGCCTGGGCCTGCTTCGGGATGGCCCCGGCCCTCCACCTCCACCAGGGACCTGTGACGATTCATCCAGCGACATCCGATCCCTCAACCTTCCCGATGAGCTGCTCTCCTTTGACTACAGTGTTCCTGAGATCCTAGACACTGTCTCTAATATGGACTATTTCTACAACTTCAAAGCCTTGGATGAGGAGATCAAGTGGGACCTAGCAATTGTCCCACCCACCTCCAAGGCCTGCCCAGGTGGGGGAACCCCCCCAACTCCACGGCTTGACCCCCCTGGGAAGAAGAAATCAGGTGCTGCCTCCAAGAAGGCAAAGCCTGGAGTCAAGTCTAAGCTGGCCACGGGCCCAGTTGAGGGGGGACAGAAAGGCCTGGGGCCCAGGCCAGACCCTTGA